TCGGGGCGGGTCATGCACAGCCGCTCAGCAATGAAGTCTGGTCTCTTCAGTTGCCGGACTCCTGGAACGAATGAGGCTCTGATCCGGTTCCCGGCGTTGGCTCAGTCAATTCGACCGCTATTCGCCGCGAAGAGTTTCGAACATCTGGAGGATGCTGTCCCGCGTAGAGCCTGTTATGAACTTTGAGGGTGGAGTCTTGCGAGCATAATGGTGACGAATGCGAGCCAGTGCCAGCCGTCAAGCGTCACACTCAGCCGTTCGTAGTCTCTGGCCAGTCTTCGGAATCTCGCCAGCCAGGCAAAGGTTCGTTCCACAACCCACCGGCGAGGTAATAGTACAAATCCACGCTTCGCTTCCGTGTGCTTAACTACTTCCAAACGAATCGACTCAGCGTTCGCCTGTTCAACAGCAGATTCTCCGGTGTAACCCTGATCGACATACGCCAACTCTACCGACTGATCCGTCACTTCCTGAACTTGTTTCGCCAGCTCACCGACCTGCGCACGGTCCTGTTCGTTTGCTGGTGTTACAACAGTGGCAAGTAAATGCCCAAGTGTGTCTACCGCCGCATGAACCTTCGATCCTTTGCGTCTCTTTGCTCCATCGTAACCGGCCCGGGATCCACTCTCCGGGGTCGACTGTAATGTCCGCGCATCCAAAATCACTGCTGAAGGATCTTCAGCACGCTCCGTATTCAGTCGAGCCACCATTCGAAGATCATGAACAATGGATTGGAAGACTTTCGCATCAACCCAGCGTCGAGCTTGCTGGTACACCACAGTCCATGGCGGAAAATCATTGGGCAGGTATCGCCACGGACAGCCAGTCTTAACAACATACCGCAATGCATTGAATACGGCTCGCAGAGGATATTCCCGCTGCGGTGCGTCTTCCGTCATCAACGTCAGATACGGCACAACAAATTCCCATTCGTCATCCTTGACGTCGCTGGGATACGACTTCCGTGTCTTACTCATCACTTAACTTCAACATATGTTTCAAGTTAAGTCAATAACAGGCTCTAGATTTACGATCACCGTCTGATGAGGCCGTCGAAGGAGACGGACTGCTGCGCGATTCGTTAATCGTGAGCAGTCGGCCCCCCATTGAGCTTCCCGCCAGTCGAGTGACGGCTTCATCTGCGTCATCCATGGACGGCATGTTGACGAAGGCAAAGCCGCGCGGTCGACTTGTCGCGGCATCGGCCACCATGCGGACCGACGACACTCGGCCATAGCATTCGAATCGGCGTCTGAGTTCTGCCTCTGAGGCATCGAACGGTAGGTTACCGACAAAGATTTGGGGCATGTTCTGGTTTCTATTTGAGACGCAGACGCGGGCCGTGTTTGACTTTTACGGCATCCAGCGTTCGCTGATTAAGTTCATTGGCAACGGTGGAGGAAAGGAACAAGCTTGGACGACCTGGCGCCTCGATGACTTTGTCCTTGTCCCGGCGAACGCCCTTCCGGCATTTCACCTTCCCATCGGCATAGGTCAGACGAAAGTCTGAGATTTGTGGGTGTTTTGTTTGAATGGTTGCAAGGCGATTCCAAGCCGAGTCGGTTACTGTGAGCATGCTTTACTTTCCAGATGTTAAGCGGTCGAATGGGTGATCCTGTGGGGGCAGGGCACCCTTGAGCGGTCTGACGCATGACTTCCCGTGACGCACGCAGATGATTGCGTTTGACGAGAACTCCTGCCGTCGTCCGGTTCTCACCATCAATGCACAAACGGTTGTGACTCGAAGCACGAACAGTTGTATCGGGATGGCGAAAGCGATTTCGAAATTCTTCGAGTCGTTCCGACAGCTCTTGCGCCGCGCGAATCATCCCGATGCTCGCTGAGAGCTCTCAACGGGAGTCACGAAAAGCGGGAGAGCTCAGGGCGGACGAGGTCCGCCCATCGAACAATTCCAGCAGATCTGATTGGTGATGCCACCAACCAAGCGATGATTACCAGCTGCGAGCGCGTTCTTCACGAGGCTTGGCAATATTTACCTTCAGAGCCCGCCCATGCAGGTCTCGGTCGTTCAGTGCGTCAATCGCTTTTTTCGCGTCGCTGTCGCTGGGCATTTCCACAAAGGCAAAACCCTTCGAACGGCCGGTTTCGCGATCGGAGATCACATTGGCCTTGGAGACATCTCCAAACTCTGCGAATGCATCCTGCAGATCATTTGAGGTTGTTTCGTAAGAAAGATTTCCAACGTAAATACTCGTCATCCAATTCTCCTAAACATCAAGGTCAACAAAGAAAACCCTGGCGACTGCAAACAGACCCAATCATGCGGGAATTTCTTCCGGCTTTGTTGCGACCGCAGTTCATCAGAGCAGTTACACATTTCCTATAAGAACGCTCAGGGCAGCACTTCGAAGTGATCACATTGGTGTCGAGATTCGATTGGCTGCAGCTGAGAGTTTCATCACGGAGTCAAACAAAGAACGTCAGACTCAGGCATTATTCGCAAGCTCGCGTTTACTTGTGGCCATCCAGTGACGCTTAGACCCGGCGCAGCCGACCAGCGGAAGCGATGGATCATTGAGTCACTTACAACAAGCCACAGGCGATAAAAAATCGGCGGCAAACGCTGTCAGCGTTAAAGAAAGCACTCGCTCGCGACGGGGGTAAACAACGAGCCATCGGAGGCGTCGTCGGACCATTCAGGATTGAATGTCGCGAATGTGGACGTTGTCCACCGGGTGAGAGGTGTTCGATATCGAACACAAAAAAACTGCCGGCCACATGGCCGAACCGACAAGCGCGCTTCAGATCCGGTTTGAAGTCTGAAGGGGTGTCGAACAAATGCGTCTTCTTGTTTCTGTACTACTTCTTCACGTCAACTGACATTAGTGTACTCTATCATCGGTTGTAGCACGAGGTCTATCTGACAACTGTGCTGTCAAACTTGTGTCACACCGCGTAAAGGAGGCAGCAGCCAGGTGTTGCGCCGCAAATAATTTTCTACAACAAAGCAAATTGATGGTCGGCGGCCGCTAACCTGATAACCCGTTGATGATCATCCGACCCGGTTATGAGGTCCGTTTTCATGGACCATCGGTCACTCTCTGACGCGTCGGATTACTTTTTGATGGACCGATAAGACGAGATTTCCTTCGGATCGTCGCAGAATCGGCGTCTGGTTCCTGACCAATCTTGATGCTCGGGAAACTGCACGTTTGCGGAGATACTCACCAACTTCAAGTAGCCGAGGCGGGACTTGAACCCGCACGCCCCTTAACGGGACCCGGGATTTTAAGTCGTACGGGTGTGTTCAGTCATAGTCTGAACAGAGTCTGATTGTCGGTTTTTGCCTATTCAAATTCAGGGGCTTTCAGTCGCGAAGTGTCACCTCGTTTCCGGTTGAGGTGACACTTCAGGTGACACTTCAGTTAATCCATTGCTGAACGCAATTTGAGCAGCCGCAAAACAATCGGGTTTCCGGGTTTCCGTGTTTACGTATTTCAAACAATCGGGTTTCCGGGTTTCCGATTTCTGCCTCTGGATGCGAATTTCGCCCATATCCTCCCATGCGTCAATCGAGTGTCGTTTGACAGCCACTCAAACAGCAAGGGAACGGAAATGGCAAGCACAAGAGAACTGGCACCAATCGAAGATGGTGTGACGTATCCACTGGACGAATTCACGCGTCGTGCTGGACTTGGCCGGCACGCTATGAGAGAGGCACGTGCTAAGGGCCTCAAGGTGATTCGGCTTGGAAATCGGGCCTATGTTCGAGGCAGTGACTTCAATGCATTTCTCGGACAACTGGAGCGCACAGAAGGCGAGGTGGCGCAATGAGCGGTTCCACCTATCTCGACGCAGACACGCTTGCAGACGCACGCAACGCCCTGGGATTTGGCGTCCCCGTTGAGCAGATCGCCGGACGGGTTGGAGTTGAAGTCAGCGAACTTCAGCGAGCTCTCGGACTGCCGGAATGGAAGATTCCTGATAGCCAGGAGAAGCAACTGGAACTGGATCTGTGGGCGGCCGATCGGCTGGACGGCATTCTCTGAACACCAAATAGAGAACGCCCACACAGGCTGAGTTGTGTAGGCGTTCAGTGCGAGAAAGTTGATGCAATGATTGCGAGCAAGCTTCAAAAACTCAATACGAATTCCCCTCAGGTTGAGTGGCATTCGGAAACAAAGATCCTTGTCAGGCCCAGCGCCTTTACCTTTCCAGTGGCCAGACTGATTGCGATGGACTGGAACACCCCGGGCCAGAAGATCAGTGAACGCCCTTTGATTCTGAACAGGATTCAGGGGCAGTGGAATCTGGTTGATGGAGTCGTCACGGTTCACATCGACGGAACACCACCGAGAGGTTTGTGTGTAGTCGACATCGAAAGCGATGAACCGGTGCTGCGATGCAGTCACAGTTCTGTCGTGATGAATCGTCGGGATTCGAAAGAGATTCGCGACTTCGTCCGTACGGTGCTTGAACAGCGAGGGCCGCGCGGATGAAGACAACTGCTCATGATGTGAAACGGCTTGCTTCTGGTCGATGGGTGCAAATCCTCGAGGCAATGGGAGGACTCACTTCCCTTCAACTGAATCCATCGGTTCACGGTCCGTGCCCCAAATGCGGCGGGACAGATCGCTTCCGGGCACTTGATGACGTCGCGGAAACCGGTGGGTTGTTCTGCAATCAGTGTCACAACGGCGATTCATCACCAAAGTCAGGTGATGGGCTGGCAGCAATCCAGTGGTTGTGTGAATGCTCGTTTCCTGATGCATTGAAACGGGTTGCAGAGTTCACTGGATCCAATCAGGTCAATGGTTCCAGGACTTCACAGAAGCCGCCCGTGACACCCAACAGGATTGACGAGAACTACCTGAAGTTTCTTAGAACGGGATTCTGACCCAACAGCGAAAGCCTGATTCAGTCTGGCACTATCACAACGCAGACGGTTCTGACGCTGGGGCGGTCTTTCGCTGGAATCTGCCCGATGGTCGCAAGGAAATCCGTCAGGTAATGTTCAAACCGGACAACGGTTGGACGCCCGGCGGTTGGATGTGTTCAGCAATGCCGGAACCTCGACCGCTCTACCGTCTGCCGTCCGTTATCGCAACTGATGAAGTCTGGATCTGTGAGGGCGAGAAGGCAGCGGACGCGGCGACATTGATTGGAATCATCGCCACCAGTCCAACGCAAGGCAGCAAGAGCCCACAGAAGACTGACTGGTCCGTCCTGAATGGAAAGCGAGTCTTCATTCTGCCGGACAATGACGAACCGGGCGATACGTTCGCGGCAAACGTTGTTGCACTCATTCGAAAGCAGGCACCAGAGGCCACAATTGAAATCAAACTGTTGAAGGATGACTGGCCAGAGATACCCGAGAAGGGCGACGTCTACGACTGGTCAGAGCAGAATGATTCAGCGGACGCTGAGACGCTGCAGGAACGGCTGAGAGCATTACCCGACCGAATCAGCAAATACAACATTCCAGAGGCTGACACGAAGCCTGAGGTTGCAACACATGGGATTGAAGCCAAGCCGATGCGGTGGTTATTTCAATCGGCCAAGAGTGCAGCCGAATCACCAAAACCAATGCGGCCAGCAATCATCGAGAATCTCTTGCGGCGGGGTGAAGTAGGAACCATCGTCGCTTCGCCGAAAGTAGGAAAGAGCTGGTTCATTCTGCTACTTGCGATGTGTGTCTCATCTGGCCAGAGATGGTTGGGTCGTACAGTCCAGAAGGGGAAAGTCCGGCTCATTGATAACGAACTGCACGAAGATACCATCGAGAATCGAATACACATCGTAGCAAGGGAATTAGACCAAAAGGCTCATGACATTTCAGATTTCGAATTCCACTCTGGGCGAGGGCAAGGAATCACGATAGAGCATCTGTTCTCTCTCGTTGATGTGTATAGGCCTGGTGAATTGTCGCTCTTGATACTTGATGCGAAATACCGCTTCTTCGGTGATGATGACGAGAATGACAACGCGGCGCAGACCCGTTTCCACAATGCAATTGATGCACTGGCTATGCAGTTGGATTGCGGAATCCTCCTTGTGCATCACTCCACGAAGGGTTCGCAGGCGTCGAAATCAGTTACCGACATTGGGGCAGGCGGCGGGGCCCAAGCTCGAGCGGTTGACCTTCACATGGTGTTGAGGGAACACGCCGAGCCGGGTTATGCGGTTCTTGAAAATCGCGTTCGTTCTTTCGCTCCGAGTGAACCTGAAACCCTGGCCTTTGATTTCCCGGTCTGGCATCTAGCTCAGAGCGTTGAGCCAGTTCTAAAGGTGGAGAGAAGCCGCGGCGACAGCAGGCAGGCACAAAACGACGAACAGGGCGTTTCAATGCTGACGAAGATCCTCCACGAACTGCGAACCCCTGCGACCAGATACGAACTACAGAAAGAGTTCGGCGGAAGTAAAGATCGAGTCAATAGGCTCGTTCGGTTGGGACTTGAGTCCGGCCGGATTGTGAAGGTTGGCACGCGTCAATCACGCAAAGGTGAGGAGGTCGAAACATTCACTGTGGCAAGTCGTGCAGTCGATCCTGACGGGTCAAAGGATAGGGCGGAATGATAGGGCGGAATGATAGGGCGATAGGGCGAAATCGAACCGTCCTAAAAGAAAGGGCGATAGGACGGATACGGCCCTATAAGGGGCCGTACCTCCATAACCTTTCAGAACAACTGAATAGGGCGGAAATGCAGACCGTCAAAATGGAGTTCAGAAACCAATGAGCGAACGGATACCGACAGAACACTTCGCCGAATGCGAGATGGACGATCCGAAGCCGTTCGAGGGTTGGCAGCCTTCACCAGAACAGATTGCGCGATGGTCGAGGGAGATCAGAGAGGCGAACGAGGTGGCCAGGCTGGACGAGTCGGGTCCTTCTGGGGCCATAGATCAGCCAGCGAGGCTTTGCATCGCGGATTTTTTTGTCACGACGGGTTTTGAAAACCGGTGACACCAGTGTCAAACAAGCGAGAGTAGCCGTTATGCGTTGCCTGGACTGCAAAACAGAACTCAAAGTGCTTCGAACCACAACGGAATCGCACGAAGTAATTCGGCGGCGCGAGTGCCGACTCTGTGGCCGTCGTTTCACCACACGTGAACGGATTGTAGGGGAAGCGACAGAGTCGCCCGGCGCTATATCTAGCGGTCAATTGGCTGCGTCTATCGGTGAGCTTCTGAATTCACTTGGAATGGCAAGCAATGAATCTGTCCGAAATGTGCTCCGCTCCCTGACAATGAGCGAGTCAACACGGACAACCAATTTTGGAGAAGAGAGATGATTTCGATTGTGGACATTGAAAATGAGACAGACAAGCTGCGTCGGCAGCATGAAGTGGCGGACGCGATTCTGTACGAAGTCGCCAGGAATCCCAGACCCTTCACAACGAGTGAAATCACACTACTCCAGGCCGTTGGGTTCACAGAACAGCCTGAGATCAAGCGAGAGATTGGACGGCTGCAGGGAGTTCAGCGATTTCAGGAGCGGGCTGGAACAGAACTGGAACGAGAGGCCCTTCAGACGAAGGTAGAAGCAGCCACAAAGAAACGCGACGAACAGTTGCCGACACTCCGGGCAGAACTCGAAGAAACGGTTCGCAAGCTTCAGGCAAAGATTGACGCACTGGAAGCCGCGGTGGCAGTTCCACAGAAAGAACTGGACGAACGACTGAAGGCAGTTGAGGCCATGCGAGCCACAACGATGCTACCGCGTTTCCTGCGAGATGCGTTCAACGTTCGAAAGTCGATGACGAAGAACAGCTATGACACGCTGGTGCAGGCTGAAGCGGACATCAAGACGATTCAGAGTCGAATGGAGGTTCTGGCAGTACTGACAGACGAAGTTCTGAATCGAGCGGTACCGAGAAGGGTCCATTCTGAGGATCCATTGCGAGCAGCGTACTCATTGGCCGAAGAACTGCAGATGATCGACACAACGGACACGGATCGTCGAGTCAACCGTGAAGTGATCACTAAGTGGCGTGCGGACGCAAAAGCACGAGCCGCAGAACTGCAGACAATAATCAAAGAGCAGGCACCGCAACGTGATGGCGACCTGGCCGAGGTTGACAAGATCCGAAACTTCTACGTGAGGTAACAGCCGTGAACCTTGGAAATTACAGCGGGGTTTGGTGTATCTATCCGCCCCGCTTCAATGATTCGCTAACACTGCTGAAGACTCTGGACGTTCGCTCGCTCGCTGGGCGGCGTCCGGTTGTTTCTAAGGCATACTCGACAGTCAATTCAGTGGCTGTCATTGAGGTCTACGGCACACTGACGAAAGCCGGATCGTGTCTTGGCGGTGGTAGCACCGTCGAAGTCCGCCGGTCTGTTCGTCAGGCTGAATCAGACCATCGCGTGAAATCCATTCTTCTGGTGTTTGACAGTCCAGGAGGAACCGTTGCAGGAATTGGGGACTTAGCCAATGAGATCCGATCAACAACAAAGCCAACAGTCGGGTTCGTCGAGGATCTTTGCTGTTCGGCAGCCTACTGGGCGGCATCACAATGCGACAAAGTCTATGCGAACAACGCAATCGCAATGGTTGGTTCCATTGGTACGTTCATGGCTGTCTACGACGTTTCTAAGGCCCTTGAAAACGAAGGTGTCAAGACGGTCGTGGTAAAGGCCGGCGAGTTCAAGGGCGGCGGGTTCCCTGGCATGAAGGTTACTGACAGTCAGGTGAAAGAGTGGCAGAAGATCGTTGACGCTACGCAGGATGAATTCAACGCAGCCTTGCGAAGTGGGCGCAAGCTCAGCCTGATTGCAACCAGAAGGGTTAATACAGGTTTGGCTTACACAGCGAAGGAAGCGATGGATTTTAATTTGATTGATGGCATTAAGTCATTCGATGAGGTTCTGGCCTCATTGCAGAAGTTAAAGAACTGAACCAATGGCACAGATCCAAATCGAACTGGTTTCAAAGGCAGACGAACCGGGCAAAACCCACAGAAACAAATCACAGTGGTCGGCGCTCAAATGCGACAGGGTGAAGGCAGTCCCTGATATGTCTTCGAGACATGGCAGGGGTTTCCGGTGATGGAAAATTTTCCATAACCGCCTTCACGATCAAAGGGAGTCCACATTAGTGACGGCCTTTGGCGGACCTCAGGAAATGAAAAGGGTGTGTTTCGTGTACATACCCTTGGCGATCTTAAAGGGTGTCGGTTTGACCGACATCCTTCCTGGACACTGGGGATACCAATTGAACTGGTACCTCTCAAGAGGTCCGAATTCGGACTTCATGATCCGCCCAGAATTGGGCGTCGTTGAAATTGGTTTTGACAGAAGGCTTCCGGTTCGCCATGATGTTGGTCCCAAAGCCTTCGGGCACTACAATCCAAACCAATCTACAAAACCAGAATCCCGGCTTCCGGGTATATGGCAGCGCGTCCAGGAAACCATCGCGCGGGCTGTTTGTAGCAGCCTGGAAAGCCTTCATGCTTGGAAGTCGGGATTTTGCTTGCGCTCACAGCCAGGCAGAGTCTCGACAGAGCCGGGGTTCGCAGCATCACAGGAGTTACGTGATGACTGTTGCCTTGGAAGAAGCCCTCGTTACCTCACACCGTCGATTGGTTCTCTGGTGGATTTTCCGCCATGTTGAAGAACTAGATGACCTCGAAGAACTGGAACAGATCGGCCTCATTGCCGTCTGGAAAGCCAGTCTCAAGTATGACCCGACAAGGGGGGCTAAGTTCTCGACGTTCGCAATCTTCTTCATTCGTCATCAGTCAGGTACGTGCGGACAACCCAGACGAATTTGCAAGGAACATCGGCAAAGGAATAGCGGCCGTCACTGCACAGCAGACGAACGTGAAGGCACTCACGACTGAACGCGGGTTTGAGTTCGCGTCCGTCATCAGCCAGGTGTTGAAGGATCAGACTGGAGCCACAACCGCAACAGCCTTGCGGGATTTGGTTCTGAAGATTGACAGTTTCGCAAATGACTCCAGCCTGTTGAGTGATCAGTTCAAGCAGGCAAACACAATCGACAAGCGAATTGAGATTCTCCGGCAGACAAAGGACTCCAAGCGGAGTTCATTAAATTCATCGGCAGTTCTGATTCATCGATCGCAATTAAGGAAATCATCACGGGGTCTGAGCGTGCTGTTGCTGTGATGAAGCAGGCAGAAAGTGCCATCACATCAATTGATTCCGCTGTGGCCGAATACAAAGCAAACATGAATGCAGTGGCATCACAGACCGTGACGCTCAGAGCCGAGAACCAATCGAAAGCAAACGTTGAGACTGCGGCCGTTGTCAGCAGGCGTTCTACCGGCGGTCAGGTTCGAGCGATCATTGACGACACACTTGGAAACATCGATCAGGTTGGTTGGGACTCGCCTAGGAACGCTGCAATTCGCGCCTTCTATGATGCAAGCGTTATTGCCGGAGTAGATCCAACTCAGGCTGGTCGTGGTGCCCTGGGATACGTTGCCAGTGAAATCGGACTTTCAACTGAGGATCGAAAACTCATTCAAGCCCAGCTTGAAGTCCTAAAGGATCTACAGCGGGCAACAATTGAGATGAACCAAACCATTCGTGAAGGCAACAGGCCAAGCCCACAGAAGCAAATCGCAGTGATTGGCGCTCAGATGAAGCAGGGTGAAGGCAGTCCCTGATATGTCTCCAAGACATGGCAGGGGTTTCCGGTGGTGGAAAATTTTCCACAACCGGACTTCATCACAGGGGGCTACCAAGAGAACCGACCCAGGTTGGAAACTGAAATCGAATGATTCACTTGACGACAGAGATGGAATTCTGTCAGACTGAAAAGCGTAACGCCGGGAGATTGGACCCTCCGCGGCGTTACTGACCATCAACCTTTAAGACAGAAAGGCGATGGCTGCCGGGTAGTGTATTGAAATCACTGCCTGATGCCACTCGCAAGTTATCATGCAAAGTCGGACGCAATCGACAGCGAGTGATGATTCAAAACGCACGCATCTGCGGAAGATGCTGCGCGGTTGACTGGTCAATCGTGTCCGGCTGTTTCGTCGGAACGATGGCACATGGTCCGAAGGAATCCCTTCGATGAAATTTGCACCCTCACAATGCGAGACCGTTACGGAATCTTCTTCGTCTGAAACAGGATCAATTCCGCAGGCTGAAACAGCAATCCGAGAACGAGTGTATGAGGCATTCAAGGCAGTTGGTCTCGGGTCCGTTTGTGTCTTTGCCGATCTGATCGCTGAGACCAGAAGACAGGGCATTCCGGACGATGAAGTCTTGCTGGTTCTCCAGGAGGATGAACTCAGCTATTCCTACAACACGGCGAACGGCGAAGAGATTCGTTGTCTGCGGAATGGTACAGGGGTCGGGTTCCTCAGCCGAGACTCGAGCCGAACGATTGAATCTCTGGCGTCTGCCAGTGAACTATTCAATGAACTGCAGGCCACAGAACAGAGCGACACAACGCCCCCCGAAGATGTGGAAACGTCTCCCAGTCCCGGAACAGATGCGTTTGATGACATCATCGCTGAGTGTTTCTCGGAAGTCTCGATCGATTCGGCTGTAATGCTGCCTGATCTGCTCAAGGCTACCAGAGCTAAAGGGCTTTGCGACGATGACGTTCGCTGGCATCTTGAGCAATCAATGAGTTCACGGATTTACGGGCGTAGAACTCGGAACGTTTATTTTGGTCGACGATCCGCAAGCGGTGCCTTGTATCTCTCCGCTGAATCGTGTCACGATGAAGGCACGCTGGCGAGCATCAGCGAACTCTTCAATGCACCCAGTCAGCCGGAATCATCCTTCATCTTGAGCAACGTCCTGAGAGATTCCGGGGAAGAGCTGTCTGAAGTTGAAGGGCTCTTTCTGGATGCAGCCCAGACACTCAACAAGAGATTTAAGATGGGCAGGCCGGTTGCAATCAATCTGATCCGTCGGGTTCTGCTTCGGTATCACAGAACCGTTGTCTGCGGAGCCCGCATCTCTGAGGCGCTGAACGGACTCGTTGAACGTGGAATCTGCGAACGTTGCCAGGAAGGCATCCAGTTGACGAAGCGGGCATTGTGGGCCGCGATTGTTCGCTGATTTGGACCGGGAAATTAATTTCCCACCGGTGATCCAAAGGGGCTCGTTCTGCGGGCCCAACCAATCAAAGCGGGATAGGTCGACGGACCGAACGCCGGGCACTCTGACCGGCTTCCCGCTCTTTTCTTTCAGAGCATTCACCCAGCAGAGAAAGGTGAAACCATGGCAGACGAAATCAACGTCATTGTGGTGGATCGCGGACGCAAGTTTCTTTACCTGCGATACACCGACCCGCTGACCAACAAGCGAATCGAGAAGTCGGCCGGAACCTCGAACAAGAGGCAGGCGCAGAAACTGGCGGGCGAATGGCAGAAGGAAATTGAGACAGGCACTGCCACGGATCGGAGCCGGTTGACCTGGGAAGAGTTTCGGGAATCATACCAAGCTCTTCATGGTCAAAGCCTTAGTTCAGAGACTCAGACTCGCATTGATGTTGTATTCAATAGCTTTGAAGGCATCATCGGTGCACATCGTCTGGCGTCCGTCACGAGTCAACACATCGTTAAGTGGCAAGCGACTCTGAGAACAGAGGGCAAGAGCGAACACACCATTGCCAGTTACACAGGCCACCTGAAAGCCGCATTCAACTGGGCGGTTCAGCAGGCACTGCTGCAGAAGTCGCCTGTCATTAAGAAGCCGAAACGAGCAAGCACAAGCGAGGCAATGAAGGGACGCCCAATCACATCCGAGGAATTCGACAGACTGATTGAGCAGGTCAAAGAGCCGTACATGAAGCCTTGTCAGCACGCCGGATGGAAGCAGCTGCTGACCGGGCTGTGGTGGTCTGGCCTGAGGCTTGAGGAATCGCTGAATCTGTACTG
This genomic interval from Planctomycetaceae bacterium contains the following:
- a CDS encoding tyrosine-type recombinase/integrase, with protein sequence MADEINVIVVDRGRKFLYLRYTDPLTNKRIEKSAGTSNKRQAQKLAGEWQKEIETGTATDRSRLTWEEFRESYQALHGQSLSSETQTRIDVVFNSFEGIIGAHRLASVTSQHIVKWQATLRTEGKSEHTIASYTGHLKAAFNWAVQQALLQKSPVIKKPKRASTSEAMKGRPITSEEFDRLIEQVKEPYMKPCQHAGWKQLLTGLWWSGLRLEESLNLYWDRLDRISIDLSSGRPLLRIPAEMEKGNRDRLYPVATEFAEMILAVPEKERHGAFFTVVSKSATPYSRSRHRIGKIIATLGRKAGIVTKVDPKSGEKSFASAHDLRRSFGERWAKRVEAPFLQKMMRHSAISTTLRYYASRDALDAASHIDQAFNRAMEGRASNGSPETQSEGQKVTLEVTLGKSGLPAVSETE
- a CDS encoding AAA family ATPase, coding for MPEPRPLYRLPSVIATDEVWICEGEKAADAATLIGIIATSPTQGSKSPQKTDWSVLNGKRVFILPDNDEPGDTFAANVVALIRKQAPEATIEIKLLKDDWPEIPEKGDVYDWSEQNDSADAETLQERLRALPDRISKYNIPEADTKPEVATHGIEAKPMRWLFQSAKSAAESPKPMRPAIIENLLRRGEVGTIVASPKVGKSWFILLLAMCVSSGQRWLGRTVQKGKVRLIDNELHEDTIENRIHIVARELDQKAHDISDFEFHSGRGQGITIEHLFSLVDVYRPGELSLLILDAKYRFFGDDDENDNAAQTRFHNAIDALAMQLDCGILLVHHSTKGSQASKSVTDIGAGGGAQARAVDLHMVLREHAEPGYAVLENRVRSFAPSEPETLAFDFPVWHLAQSVEPVLKVERSRGDSRQAQNDEQGVSMLTKILHELRTPATRYELQKEFGGSKDRVNRLVRLGLESGRIVKVGTRQSRKGEEVETFTVASRAVDPDGSKDRAE
- a CDS encoding RNA-binding protein, producing the protein MTSIYVGNLSYETTSNDLQDAFAEFGDVSKANVISDRETGRSKGFAFVEMPSDSDAKKAIDALNDRDLHGRALKVNIAKPREERARSW
- a CDS encoding S49 family peptidase, with amino-acid sequence MNLGNYSGVWCIYPPRFNDSLTLLKTLDVRSLAGRRPVVSKAYSTVNSVAVIEVYGTLTKAGSCLGGGSTVEVRRSVRQAESDHRVKSILLVFDSPGGTVAGIGDLANEIRSTTKPTVGFVEDLCCSAAYWAASQCDKVYANNAIAMVGSIGTFMAVYDVSKALENEGVKTVVVKAGEFKGGGFPGMKVTDSQVKEWQKIVDATQDEFNAALRSGRKLSLIATRRVNTGLAYTAKEAMDFNLIDGIKSFDEVLASLQKLKN
- a CDS encoding primase-helicase zinc-binding domain-containing protein; translation: MKTTAHDVKRLASGRWVQILEAMGGLTSLQLNPSVHGPCPKCGGTDRFRALDDVAETGGLFCNQCHNGDSSPKSGDGLAAIQWLCECSFPDALKRVAEFTGSNQVNGSRTSQKPPVTPNRIDENYLKFLRTGF
- a CDS encoding RNA-binding protein, producing MPQIFVGNLPFDASEAELRRRFECYGRVSSVRMVADAATSRPRGFAFVNMPSMDDADEAVTRLAGSSMGGRLLTINESRSSPSPSTASSDGDRKSRACY
- a CDS encoding IS5 family transposase yields the protein MSKTRKSYPSDVKDDEWEFVVPYLTLMTEDAPQREYPLRAVFNALRYVVKTGCPWRYLPNDFPPWTVVYQQARRWVDAKVFQSIVHDLRMVARLNTERAEDPSAVILDARTLQSTPESGSRAGYDGAKRRKGSKVHAAVDTLGHLLATVVTPANEQDRAQVGELAKQVQEVTDQSVELAYVDQGYTGESAVEQANAESIRLEVVKHTEAKRGFVLLPRRWVVERTFAWLARFRRLARDYERLSVTLDGWHWLAFVTIMLARLHPQSS